A genomic segment from Methanolobus zinderi encodes:
- a CDS encoding PAS domain S-box protein: protein MLKVLIFEDSENRSVFRKKLEDMGHLVSVVSPERADVPGQLSAHGPDFVCFFAKGYNDKVLDELIIFNKQNQIPFIVAVSDLDDSLFDRLDGLKFAEYIKEPFSKAELSYTINKLIELKSDLTELHDQKKRYNGVVDNPLYGFARHEVITNEQLEPIDYRFLEINKVFENLTGLKRAEIIGKKVTEFLPGIGEDTDLIESYGKVALEGTTKRFSQYVPELGRHYDIHAYSPEEGQFVTVFIDVTEIKTVEKALRESEEKFRLIAENSNDVIWLMDKNGQFLYLSPSVEKLRGYTPEEIIDLPLDRKLTPESFEYASGILGTFSRDFKKGILPDTPRIIEVEQPCKDGSTVWVEIHINPVLDEEGNFRFFLGISRNIHERKRNEQKLEKQRNILNSIFDLAPTPMLLINQIGVIEDINSACVDVTGKDKSSMLGLRAGEAFSCPNSFNGYGCGTTEDCNSCIFKNTALETIMNRTGLSRREGSFTMVLPDGSEDVRDVLISTSYLDMDNSARVMYCIHDITESKKAENILKESEERLQTLYGNMPGGTLIIGRDYIIEDVNQRTCEITGFKKDELIGQPCDIICPKGSLSKLCPIWVEGLEGFQGMDTAVKRKDGTKNPVLKNAKRITIDGKPCILENFQDISGQKEAEEALINSKMIAEMESRTKSEFLASMSHEIRTPLNAIIGYSDMLLEGMLGEMSDKQRRSLGHISTSGKHLLELINDILDLSKVESGRMELNYERFNVAEIIENVTGIVTPLAKKSRIELKTSFENGDMFVTADRIRFKQILYNLVSNAIKFTPDNGSVEINVVERNGMLEVSVIDTGIGISPEDQQKLFEPFSQVDSDMSRQHDGTGLGLSLVKQFVELHGGSINVESEVGKGSKFSFSIPVRIPVEEDN from the coding sequence ATGCTAAAGGTACTGATTTTCGAGGACAGTGAGAACCGCAGTGTTTTCAGGAAAAAGCTTGAGGATATGGGACATTTGGTATCTGTAGTGTCTCCCGAAAGGGCCGATGTTCCCGGGCAGCTCAGCGCTCACGGACCAGATTTTGTCTGTTTTTTCGCGAAAGGGTATAATGATAAGGTTCTCGATGAATTAATAATATTCAATAAGCAGAATCAGATTCCTTTTATTGTTGCTGTATCAGATCTTGACGATTCATTGTTTGATCGCCTTGACGGCTTGAAGTTTGCTGAGTACATAAAAGAACCTTTCAGTAAAGCTGAACTCAGTTATACTATTAATAAGCTAATTGAGCTTAAGTCAGACCTTACTGAACTCCATGATCAGAAAAAAAGGTATAATGGTGTGGTCGATAATCCGCTCTATGGTTTTGCACGGCATGAGGTCATAACGAATGAACAGCTAGAACCCATTGATTACAGATTCCTTGAAATCAACAAGGTCTTTGAAAACCTAACCGGACTTAAGAGGGCTGAAATAATTGGGAAAAAAGTAACAGAGTTCCTGCCGGGTATAGGGGAAGACACCGATCTGATAGAATCATATGGAAAGGTTGCTCTGGAAGGTACGACAAAACGTTTTTCTCAATATGTCCCTGAACTTGGCCGCCATTATGATATTCATGCCTATTCTCCTGAGGAGGGACAGTTTGTCACTGTTTTCATTGATGTTACTGAAATTAAGACTGTAGAGAAGGCTCTCCGGGAAAGTGAGGAGAAGTTCCGTCTTATAGCTGAAAACTCAAATGATGTAATATGGCTGATGGATAAAAATGGTCAATTCCTTTATCTGAGTCCTTCCGTGGAAAAACTCAGGGGCTATACTCCTGAAGAGATAATCGACCTCCCACTTGATCGGAAACTCACTCCCGAATCCTTTGAATATGCCAGTGGGATACTTGGGACATTTAGCAGAGATTTCAAAAAAGGAATACTTCCGGACACTCCGCGGATAATTGAAGTAGAGCAGCCATGTAAGGATGGGTCTACCGTATGGGTGGAAATCCACATCAATCCGGTTCTTGATGAGGAAGGAAATTTCAGGTTCTTCCTGGGCATCAGCCGCAATATCCATGAGCGTAAGAGGAATGAGCAGAAGCTGGAAAAACAAAGAAATATACTGAATTCAATTTTTGATCTTGCACCTACGCCGATGCTTCTCATCAATCAGATCGGTGTTATTGAGGATATTAATTCTGCGTGTGTTGATGTCACTGGAAAGGATAAGAGCTCAATGCTTGGTCTAAGAGCCGGGGAAGCTTTTTCCTGTCCGAATTCATTTAACGGTTATGGCTGTGGTACCACAGAGGACTGCAATAGTTGTATTTTTAAAAATACTGCCCTGGAGACGATCATGAATCGCACGGGCCTTTCCAGAAGAGAGGGTAGTTTTACTATGGTCCTGCCGGATGGTTCTGAGGATGTAAGGGATGTTCTCATCTCCACTTCTTATCTTGATATGGATAACAGTGCAAGGGTAATGTATTGTATACATGACATTACTGAGAGCAAAAAAGCTGAGAATATATTAAAGGAAAGTGAAGAGCGCCTGCAGACCCTATATGGTAACATGCCCGGAGGAACTCTGATAATCGGGCGGGATTATATTATAGAAGATGTGAACCAGCGTACCTGTGAGATCACCGGATTCAAAAAAGATGAACTCATAGGACAGCCCTGCGATATAATATGTCCCAAGGGCTCTCTTTCAAAGTTGTGTCCCATCTGGGTAGAAGGTCTGGAAGGTTTCCAGGGTATGGATACTGCTGTCAAGCGTAAAGACGGAACTAAAAATCCTGTTCTGAAAAACGCCAAGAGAATTACTATTGATGGAAAACCGTGTATTCTTGAGAATTTCCAGGACATCTCTGGACAAAAGGAAGCAGAAGAGGCTTTGATAAACTCCAAGATGATCGCTGAGATGGAAAGCAGGACAAAGAGCGAGTTCCTTGCCAGTATGAGTCACGAGATCAGAACTCCGCTTAATGCGATTATAGGCTACTCTGATATGTTACTTGAAGGTATGCTGGGAGAAATGAGTGATAAACAGCGAAGGTCACTGGGACATATTTCCACAAGTGGAAAGCATCTTCTTGAACTAATCAATGATATTCTGGACCTGTCCAAAGTGGAATCCGGAAGAATGGAACTGAACTATGAGCGTTTCAATGTGGCTGAGATCATTGAAAACGTAACAGGTATTGTTACTCCCCTGGCGAAAAAGAGCAGAATAGAACTTAAAACCTCTTTTGAGAATGGGGACATGTTCGTGACTGCGGACAGAATACGCTTTAAGCAGATCCTTTACAATCTTGTCAGTAATGCCATCAAGTTCACTCCTGATAACGGAAGCGTGGAAATCAATGTAGTTGAAAGAAATGGCATGCTGGAAGTTTCGGTGATTGATACGGGCATAGGTATATCTCCGGAAGATCAGCAAAAACTGTTTGAACCCTTCAGTCAGGTGGATTCGGATATGTCCCGGCAGCATGATGGGACGGGTCTTGGTCTTTCACTTGTTAAACAGTTCGTTGAACTGCATGGTGGAAGTATTAATGTCGAAAGCGAGGTTGGAAAAGGGAGCAAGTTCTCTTTCAGCATTCCTGTTAGAATCCCGGTTGAAGAAGATAATTAG
- a CDS encoding AI-2E family transporter — protein MESFGKMSQALLVLAILSVVLAYALYPYINAFFGAFILYVLLRPLYNLLTSRLKVRPSIAAITMIILSIIIILIPLYVLFTIVVFQAQNALLNIDEITAYAEAVNIHVLQVSRELLPVEINLQERLLELATGIAKYFSVMVLDAIQEVGRRAIEFIIMYFLLFYLFVGENSAFLKDLQRAFPFNEKNTDRLLAEFRLLVQTTMISSGVIAVVQGGILALTFYLLDIEGAVLWGFITAVLSFLPVVGPPIIWIPAVIFQLLQQDYFSAAGVLIGGVILSSVDNFLRPAIQEKVGKIHPLVSLIGVIIGLNLFGLLGIIIGPLLLSYVVLMARMFHEEYLTPKNLLPESINPAIDEKSD, from the coding sequence ATGGAAAGCTTCGGGAAGATGTCACAGGCATTGCTGGTACTGGCCATACTGTCGGTCGTGCTTGCCTATGCACTATATCCTTACATAAATGCTTTTTTTGGTGCTTTCATATTATATGTGCTACTCAGGCCACTGTATAATCTTCTCACGTCCCGTCTTAAGGTCAGGCCTTCCATAGCTGCAATTACAATGATCATTTTATCGATAATAATAATCCTTATTCCTCTCTATGTATTATTCACAATAGTCGTCTTCCAGGCACAGAACGCCCTTCTAAATATCGATGAGATCACTGCCTATGCGGAAGCCGTCAATATCCACGTACTTCAGGTAAGCAGAGAACTACTACCTGTAGAGATTAACCTGCAGGAAAGGCTGCTGGAGCTGGCTACGGGAATTGCCAAATACTTCAGCGTAATGGTACTGGATGCCATACAGGAAGTTGGGAGAAGAGCAATTGAGTTCATCATCATGTATTTCCTGCTTTTCTACCTTTTCGTAGGTGAGAATTCAGCTTTTTTAAAGGATCTTCAGAGAGCGTTTCCCTTCAATGAAAAGAATACAGATCGTCTTCTTGCCGAATTCAGATTACTTGTACAGACCACCATGATAAGCTCCGGCGTAATTGCAGTCGTACAGGGAGGGATACTTGCTCTAACATTCTACTTACTGGATATAGAAGGTGCCGTACTCTGGGGTTTTATCACTGCGGTCCTTTCTTTCCTGCCTGTTGTGGGCCCTCCCATCATCTGGATACCTGCAGTCATATTCCAGCTGCTGCAGCAGGATTATTTTAGTGCCGCAGGAGTACTGATAGGTGGTGTGATACTGAGTTCTGTCGATAACTTCCTCCGTCCCGCAATACAGGAAAAGGTAGGTAAGATCCATCCGCTTGTATCACTGATCGGAGTGATCATCGGTCTTAACCTGTTCGGGCTGCTGGGCATCATCATAGGTCCCCTATTGTTGTCGTATGTAGTGCTCATGGCAAGAATGTTTCATGAGGAATACCTAACACCGAAGAACCTTTTACCTGAATCCATAAATCCTGCGATTGACGAAAAAAGCGACTGA
- a CDS encoding phosphate-starvation-inducible PsiE family protein produces the protein MSLMKHINSFQRLIVWIIILLMVVVIMSATLEIGWIILYDLITPPFMIVDVNQILDIFSLIFIVIIGIELLETIKMVLEESIMNVDVIILVGLTAVVRKILIIDIKETEPMFLVGMGVLIVALAATYYLVIVSGKQFKCSIE, from the coding sequence ATGTCATTAATGAAACACATCAATAGTTTCCAGCGTCTTATTGTCTGGATTATAATACTGCTGATGGTAGTTGTGATCATGAGTGCGACACTTGAGATCGGATGGATTATCCTCTACGACCTTATAACGCCTCCCTTTATGATAGTTGATGTTAATCAGATACTTGATATCTTCAGTCTTATCTTCATTGTGATCATAGGTATAGAATTGCTTGAGACTATCAAAATGGTCCTCGAGGAATCAATAATGAATGTGGATGTCATTATACTGGTAGGTCTTACTGCAGTAGTTCGTAAGATATTGATAATTGATATAAAAGAGACCGAGCCGATGTTCCTTGTCGGGATGGGTGTGCTCATAGTTGCTCTTGCGGCTACATATTATCTGGTTATAGTTTCAGGGAAGCAATTCAAGTGTTCTATTGAATGA
- a CDS encoding helix-turn-helix domain-containing protein, whose protein sequence is MASSIPEMLRADCKCEDMAKCVLGLKELDISTYKKLLENGPMTAEQLGDLLERERSTAYRSLQNLISAGLVYRETRSIDIGGYYYEYVAIKPARVKEMIRKTVDEWYRKMGDLIENFDKELVK, encoded by the coding sequence ATGGCAAGTTCAATCCCTGAGATGTTAAGAGCAGATTGTAAATGCGAAGATATGGCTAAATGCGTACTTGGCCTGAAAGAACTTGACATAAGTACTTACAAGAAACTTCTTGAAAACGGCCCAATGACGGCAGAACAGCTCGGAGATCTTCTGGAAAGGGAACGCAGCACAGCCTACCGTTCTTTACAGAATCTCATCTCGGCAGGCCTCGTTTACAGAGAGACAAGATCCATAGATATCGGCGGTTATTACTACGAATATGTGGCAATCAAACCAGCCAGGGTCAAAGAGATGATAAGGAAGACCGTTGACGAATGGTACCGGAAAATGGGCGATCTCATTGAGAACTTCGACAAAGAACTGGTTAAGTGA
- the hmgA gene encoding hydroxymethylglutaryl-CoA reductase (NADPH): MTFTDELNSDEKELLDKVIRGEVSFHRLDSMTDKETAIKIRRNAVEAASETSFEHIQDHSLNVEEVTKRNIENMIGVVQIPLGVAGPVNVKGEFAEGSYYLPLATTEGALVASVNRGCSVIRKSDGASVRIFQDQMTRAPVFKLDDVVKAKEFAEWIKQPGILEQMKEKASETTRFGELIDVEPYVTGNTVYLRFSYDTKDAMGMNMVTIATDTLTTLIEDEFGAIPVSLSGNMCIDKKPAAVNTILGRGKTVAADVIIPAELVKDRLKCDPDTMVEVNYRKNLLGSARAGSLGYNAHAANIIAAMFIACGQDAAHVVEGSTAITTMEITKYGDLYCSVTLPALPVGTVGGGTGLGPQTDCLNMLGVKGSGNPPGSNSKKFAEIVATAVLAGEISLVGAQAAGHLARAHAELGR, from the coding sequence ATGACATTTACAGATGAATTGAACAGTGATGAGAAAGAGCTGCTGGATAAAGTGATCAGGGGAGAGGTATCCTTTCACCGGCTGGATTCGATGACAGATAAAGAAACTGCTATAAAGATCAGGCGAAATGCTGTGGAGGCAGCTTCTGAAACATCCTTTGAACATATACAGGATCATTCATTGAATGTGGAAGAGGTAACAAAACGCAATATCGAAAATATGATAGGTGTGGTGCAGATACCGCTTGGCGTCGCCGGACCTGTGAATGTAAAGGGTGAGTTTGCAGAGGGTTCCTACTATCTTCCGCTGGCAACCACCGAGGGTGCACTGGTTGCCAGTGTGAATCGTGGATGCTCGGTTATCAGAAAATCCGATGGTGCAAGCGTACGTATATTCCAGGATCAGATGACCAGGGCTCCTGTTTTCAAACTTGATGATGTGGTAAAGGCAAAGGAATTCGCAGAATGGATAAAACAGCCCGGTATACTGGAACAGATGAAGGAAAAGGCATCCGAGACCACAAGGTTTGGAGAACTCATTGATGTGGAACCCTATGTAACGGGAAATACTGTCTATCTGCGCTTTTCATATGATACCAAGGATGCCATGGGAATGAACATGGTGACTATCGCCACAGATACTCTGACAACACTGATCGAGGATGAGTTCGGTGCCATACCGGTATCCCTTTCCGGTAATATGTGCATAGATAAGAAACCTGCTGCAGTAAACACCATACTAGGTAGGGGAAAGACCGTTGCCGCAGATGTTATCATTCCTGCAGAACTTGTCAAAGACCGGCTAAAATGTGATCCTGATACAATGGTCGAGGTAAACTACAGAAAGAACCTCCTTGGCTCCGCACGTGCCGGCTCACTTGGTTATAATGCACATGCGGCAAATATCATAGCTGCAATGTTCATCGCATGCGGACAGGACGCAGCCCATGTGGTTGAAGGCAGTACTGCCATCACGACAATGGAAATAACAAAATATGGGGATCTCTACTGTTCCGTAACCCTGCCCGCCTTACCTGTGGGTACTGTGGGTGGAGGTACGGGGCTTGGTCCGCAGACAGACTGCCTCAATATGCTTGGTGTAAAAGGTTCGGGTAACCCGCCAGGAAGCAATTCAAAGAAGTTTGCAGAAATAGTCGCAACTGCAGTGCTGGCTGGTGAGATTTCACTGGTAGGTGCGCAGGCCGCAGGACACCTTGCCAGGGCACATGCCGAGCTGGGTCGTTAG
- a CDS encoding transcriptional regulator: MREKKPHNMSEKEYEIVELLRKLEINRPVALTLASLSSGDEITSREIEYISNLRQPEVSIAMRYLKENDWVNIREEKKTEGKGRPVKLYRLTTPLEEIVQTIEQKVILESRSVLENIEKLKRLA, translated from the coding sequence ATGAGAGAGAAAAAGCCCCACAATATGAGCGAAAAGGAGTATGAGATTGTCGAACTGCTCAGGAAACTCGAAATAAACAGGCCTGTTGCACTGACACTTGCATCCCTGTCAAGTGGGGATGAGATAACATCAAGGGAAATCGAATATATTTCAAACCTGAGACAACCCGAAGTAAGTATCGCTATGAGATATCTCAAAGAGAACGACTGGGTTAACATACGCGAAGAGAAAAAGACCGAAGGAAAAGGCAGGCCTGTCAAGTTATACCGACTGACAACCCCTCTTGAAGAGATTGTGCAGACCATTGAGCAAAAAGTGATACTTGAGAGCAGATCTGTGCTTGAGAACATCGAAAAGCTCAAAAGGCTTGCCTGA
- a CDS encoding DUF5591 domain-containing protein has translation MTPIIPENERSEKPLDTDELIYHPDMIRANEWVLDEYEAPERDVCIFVPCSKKKPYHESPSHKIFDKVIFSLLDPEDVHIVVFGTCGITPRELDTKYPFMDYKFIMGKCNVAAVKRDFLKMESERLASYLEKTRNKYKHRIAYCIGDFRKAMVKALEITDVQVTIVPKEETIQQNLQLDKKFIYGSLNQKSYLRDFADAIAAVTGSTVQGIEFSDEKDTEDNDWFRL, from the coding sequence TTGACCCCTATAATACCCGAGAACGAACGATCAGAAAAGCCACTGGACACGGATGAGCTGATCTATCATCCTGATATGATACGTGCCAATGAGTGGGTACTCGATGAATACGAGGCCCCGGAGAGGGACGTCTGTATATTTGTTCCCTGCTCAAAAAAAAAGCCATATCATGAGAGTCCTTCTCATAAGATATTCGATAAAGTCATATTCAGTCTTCTGGATCCAGAAGATGTCCATATTGTTGTCTTCGGGACCTGTGGCATAACTCCCCGGGAGCTGGATACGAAATATCCTTTCATGGATTATAAGTTCATAATGGGAAAATGCAATGTTGCAGCCGTTAAGCGTGATTTTTTAAAGATGGAAAGTGAACGTCTTGCAAGCTATCTGGAAAAAACGCGCAATAAATACAAACATCGCATAGCATATTGCATAGGTGATTTCAGGAAGGCAATGGTAAAAGCCCTTGAAATAACCGATGTTCAGGTGACAATTGTCCCAAAGGAAGAAACCATACAGCAAAACCTACAGCTTGACAAGAAATTTATCTATGGCAGCCTGAACCAGAAAAGCTATCTCAGGGATTTTGCAGATGCAATTGCTGCTGTCACAGGTTCCACTGTGCAGGGGATTGAATTTTCTGATGAAAAGGATACTGAAGATAATGACTGGTTCAGATTATAA
- a CDS encoding VTT domain-containing protein, with product MPSANMTGDTDYTDDHVNSCKLVNNTGSSKRKDLLVAISLVLFIIAWSVLLVYYPPEKVVEFLGVQNTYLIVFLLAASGGVSAFTSTSFYTALVTISLGGVNPVYLAIFASVGLTLGDIVFYVVGKKGRSCVTPTYGKYINRFLQLVEKVSDRTIILLIFFYSLTPLPSDILAIVLAILGFPLKKMVPPLLAGNFALTLILAELAIYGYQFF from the coding sequence ATGCCATCTGCAAATATGACCGGTGACACAGATTATACAGACGATCATGTAAATTCGTGTAAACTTGTCAACAATACAGGCTCTTCAAAAAGAAAAGATCTTTTAGTTGCAATATCACTGGTATTATTCATAATTGCATGGTCCGTTCTACTTGTATACTACCCGCCTGAAAAGGTAGTCGAGTTTCTGGGAGTGCAAAACACATACCTCATTGTGTTCCTTCTTGCAGCAAGCGGCGGAGTATCTGCATTCACTTCAACATCCTTCTACACTGCGCTGGTCACAATTTCTCTCGGCGGAGTGAATCCCGTATACCTTGCAATTTTTGCAAGTGTAGGTCTGACACTGGGAGATATTGTATTTTACGTTGTCGGCAAAAAAGGGAGAAGCTGTGTAACCCCCACATATGGGAAATACATCAACAGATTCCTGCAGCTTGTGGAGAAGGTCAGTGACAGGACGATCATATTGCTGATCTTCTTCTATTCACTGACCCCACTTCCAAGTGATATACTTGCGATTGTTCTTGCGATCCTGGGCTTTCCCCTGAAGAAAATGGTTCCTCCCCTGCTTGCAGGAAACTTTGCACTTACCCTGATACTTGCGGAACTCGCAATATACGGATACCAGTTCTTTTGA
- a CDS encoding RDD family protein has protein sequence MKDPGYAGFWKRFVAAIFDAVIVALIGGIIAVFLGAIFGGITGSVVGVFAREGFFPAFFSTMVFFIMAIFLLIRWLYFAIMESSSYQATFGKQLLDIKVTDMEGKRISFWRAMVRYFAKILSGMIFYLGYLMIGFTEKKQGLHDIIAGTLVVNDR, from the coding sequence GTGAAAGATCCGGGCTATGCCGGTTTCTGGAAAAGATTTGTTGCCGCGATATTCGATGCTGTGATCGTTGCTTTGATAGGCGGAATCATTGCAGTTTTCCTGGGTGCGATTTTCGGAGGCATTACCGGAAGTGTTGTGGGAGTATTCGCTCGTGAAGGCTTCTTTCCTGCATTCTTTTCCACAATGGTATTCTTTATCATGGCAATCTTTCTGCTGATCCGCTGGCTCTACTTTGCGATCATGGAAAGCTCGTCATACCAGGCGACATTCGGTAAACAGTTGCTGGATATAAAAGTCACTGACATGGAAGGAAAGCGCATCTCTTTCTGGAGAGCAATGGTCAGATACTTCGCAAAGATACTCTCGGGAATGATTTTCTATCTGGGTTATCTGATGATAGGCTTCACTGAAAAAAAGCAGGGTCTGCACGATATAATCGCAGGCACACTTGTTGTCAATGACCGGTAG
- a CDS encoding membrane-binding protein, with the protein MKLKMLIVLVLFIAVAASGCSDSETTTYETEEGEEIEVTSTNGDDWCPVGSSWTSSNPNTGEQVSMVVTGKEMVDGVEMCQAEFNSNNPEDEIARIEYMWSEDGEIFSWKYFDENENLVSEMSMKDGTMTMVDEEGNVNTITTGQ; encoded by the coding sequence ATGAAACTAAAAATGCTGATAGTTCTGGTATTGTTTATAGCTGTGGCTGCCTCCGGCTGTAGTGACAGTGAGACTACGACCTATGAAACCGAAGAAGGAGAGGAAATTGAAGTAACGTCCACTAACGGGGATGACTGGTGCCCTGTAGGCAGTTCATGGACCTCTTCAAATCCAAATACAGGTGAGCAGGTTTCCATGGTAGTTACAGGAAAAGAGATGGTTGACGGTGTGGAAATGTGCCAGGCAGAGTTCAATTCCAACAATCCGGAAGATGAGATTGCCAGGATAGAGTACATGTGGTCGGAAGATGGTGAGATCTTTAGCTGGAAGTACTTTGATGAGAATGAGAATCTCGTAAGTGAGATGAGCATGAAGGACGGAACCATGACCATGGTTGATGAGGAGGGCAATGTCAATACGATAACAACGGGTCAATAA
- a CDS encoding RAD55 family ATPase: MSDADLPERIGTGIPGLDEMLRGGFFAGTANVVSGDSGTGKTIFGTQFIVEGAKNGENVMCIITSEESKSIVREMKTSFNWDLEEYVNDGKLTFVDITDPSLRLQKSVEIAPSELIKSFKKLVESKIEEEKPTRVFIDSIEALFLAIESNYKLRTLIDDVFSVFRKHDVTSVITVGSMYDLDEMVEYGADSVIKLGRIISGNNLQRSIYVMKMRGSGTINEVRVLNISDNGMSVLAQSPYLE, from the coding sequence GTGTCAGATGCAGACTTACCAGAGAGAATAGGGACGGGAATACCTGGGCTGGATGAAATGCTTCGCGGAGGTTTCTTTGCGGGCACTGCGAACGTAGTTTCCGGAGACTCCGGTACAGGTAAGACAATCTTCGGAACACAGTTCATCGTCGAGGGAGCAAAGAACGGCGAGAATGTCATGTGTATCATTACTTCCGAGGAATCAAAATCAATTGTAAGGGAAATGAAGACATCTTTTAACTGGGACCTTGAGGAATATGTTAACGACGGAAAACTCACCTTTGTGGATATCACAGACCCCAGCCTGCGTCTTCAGAAAAGTGTGGAAATTGCGCCATCAGAGTTAATTAAAAGTTTCAAGAAACTTGTTGAAAGCAAGATCGAAGAAGAAAAGCCCACAAGGGTATTTATCGATTCCATTGAAGCGCTCTTTCTGGCCATTGAATCCAATTACAAGCTGAGAACACTCATAGACGATGTATTCAGCGTGTTCCGCAAGCATGATGTCACATCGGTTATTACGGTGGGCTCCATGTATGATCTTGACGAGATGGTAGAATACGGAGCTGATTCCGTTATCAAACTAGGACGCATAATCTCCGGAAACAATCTCCAGCGCTCGATCTATGTTATGAAGATGAGAGGTTCCGGAACTATCAATGAGGTCCGCGTGCTTAACATCTCAGACAACGGTATGTCCGTACTCGCACAATCGCCATACCTCGAATAA
- a CDS encoding 3-isopropylmalate dehydratase large subunit has protein sequence MSTISEKIFSRAAGKEVKANDFVIADVDYAMAHDGTSVLAVRSFKEMEIDKVWNPERIVIPFDHLTPANTDTTAALQADIRGWIKEQNIKNFFDVGEGICHQLMPEKGFALPGKLVVGADSHTCTYGAFGAFGTGVGATDMSEIFASGKLWFRVPESIRITAEGKLDKNVSAKDLTLKIIGTLGVAGATYKAAEFYGNTIEDLSMAGRMTLCNMAIEMGAKTGIVPPDKTTFDYLKERAVEEYEPLYADEDASYAEEYHFDAGELEPQVACPHNVDNVHNISDIPATRIDQAFIGTCTNGRLEDLEAAADILRGEKVAVRTIVVPASREVLIEAVRKGVIETLLEAGAIIGSPGCGPCLGGHMGVIGKGEVCISTANRNFKGRMGTGGYIYLASPATAAASAITGEITSPADI, from the coding sequence TTGAGTACTATAAGTGAAAAGATCTTTAGCCGCGCGGCGGGAAAAGAAGTCAAAGCAAATGACTTTGTTATAGCGGATGTGGACTACGCCATGGCCCACGACGGGACCAGCGTACTTGCCGTGCGATCTTTCAAGGAAATGGAGATAGACAAGGTATGGAATCCGGAAAGGATCGTTATTCCATTCGACCATCTCACTCCTGCCAATACTGATACAACCGCTGCCCTGCAGGCAGATATCCGGGGATGGATAAAAGAGCAGAATATCAAGAACTTCTTTGATGTCGGGGAAGGCATATGCCATCAACTGATGCCTGAAAAAGGATTTGCCCTGCCGGGAAAACTTGTTGTGGGAGCCGATTCGCATACCTGTACCTATGGCGCTTTCGGAGCATTCGGAACCGGCGTGGGAGCAACCGATATGTCAGAGATATTCGCCAGCGGAAAACTCTGGTTCAGGGTTCCTGAAAGCATAAGGATCACTGCCGAAGGAAAACTTGACAAAAATGTCTCTGCCAAGGACCTTACGCTGAAGATCATCGGGACACTTGGTGTTGCCGGTGCTACCTACAAAGCTGCTGAGTTCTATGGAAACACGATCGAAGACCTTTCCATGGCCGGCAGGATGACATTGTGTAATATGGCAATTGAGATGGGTGCCAAGACTGGCATCGTACCACCTGATAAAACCACTTTTGATTACCTCAAAGAACGTGCTGTGGAAGAATACGAACCTTTGTACGCAGACGAAGATGCATCCTATGCAGAGGAATACCATTTCGATGCCGGGGAGCTGGAGCCCCAGGTTGCCTGTCCCCATAATGTAGATAATGTTCACAATATCTCTGACATTCCTGCAACCAGAATAGATCAGGCCTTTATCGGAACATGCACAAACGGCAGACTTGAGGATCTCGAAGCTGCTGCTGACATTCTCAGAGGAGAGAAAGTCGCGGTCAGAACCATAGTTGTACCCGCATCAAGGGAAGTTTTGATCGAGGCCGTAAGAAAAGGTGTTATCGAAACGCTTCTTGAGGCAGGCGCAATTATCGGATCTCCCGGATGCGGACCCTGTCTTGGAGGACATATGGGAGTTATAGGAAAGGGCGAGGTATGCATATCAACCGCCAACCGTAACTTCAAGGGCAGAATGGGAACCGGAGGATACATCTATCTTGCATCTCCGGCAACTGCCGCAGCTTCTGCGATCACAGGCGAGATAACCAGCCCGGCAGATATTTAG